In the genome of Arachis stenosperma cultivar V10309 chromosome 6, arast.V10309.gnm1.PFL2, whole genome shotgun sequence, the window ACAGGGAAAAGCCTCGGGAACCGGTTCTTTAAGGGTCCACCACTCACCCATGCATCCTCCCAAAATCGTGTCCTACACCCATCCCCAACCTCCATGGCGAGGCCTGTGATCATCTTATCTCTTAAAGGTTGATTTCTGATGTGTAGCTGGGTAATATCCTTCCAAGGTCCTCCTCTAGTAGGCGGGTCTTGAGTCGACAGTGGCTCATTGGGGTTTAGATTATGACAAGAAACTACGACTTTTTTCCACAATGGGCAGTCCTCCTTCGCAAATCGCCACCACCACTTAAACAAAAGCGCTGTGTTGCGCACCATAGCATCCCCAACTCCCAGCCCACCTAACTTCTTCGGTGCCTGTACCACTTCCCACCTTACTAATGCCATACCATTCCTACCCTCTTCTGAGCTCCATAGAAATGTTCTCTGCAGCGAAATCAGTTTCTCAGCAACAGCTTTCGGCATCTTGAACAAACTCAGATAGTATACTGGCAAACTGTTCAGCACAGATTTGATAAGTACCAGCTTCCCAGCTTTGTTCAGCACCTTGGCCTTCCACAGGCTGAGTTTTTCCTCCACCTTATCTATGATGGGCTTCCAAGTCTTCACCAACCTCGGATTAGCTCCTAGGGATATTCCAAGGTATTTGACTGGGAGGGTCTCCCCCTTACACCCCAGCAAGTTACACATACGATCGACCCATTGCTCCTCACAATTGATTGGAATCAGGCTAGACTTCTCAAAATTGATACTCAGACCTGACATCAACTCGAAAACTCTCAGAAGCCTCTTGTAATTCCTTATAGTATCCTCTTCTGGTGGGCAAAAGAGGATGGTGTCATCAGCAAACTGAAGATGTGACAATGCTACACTGTCTCTACCAACCAGTAATGGTGCTATACGACCATTCCTGACTGCCTCTCCAATCATTCGATGCAGCACATCTACCACAAGTACAAACAAGAACGGAGATAGTGGGTCTCCTTGTCTCAACCCTCTTTCCATGTTAAAAGGTTTAGATGGCGATCCATTTATCAGCACCGACATAGACGCAGTGGCTACACACTCCATCACCCATGCTCTCCATTTATGCCCAAATCCCATCTTCTGCATCACAATGTTCACAAAGCTCCACTTAACCCTGTCATATGCTTTTTGGAAGTCAAGCTTGATTAGGGCAGCCTCTTTTTTCCTCAGTTTAAGCCAACTAACTGTTTCACACGCAATAAGCGCCCCATCATGGATTTTCCTTCCCTGAACAAATGCACTCTGAGTCTCTCCTACCAATGTTGACATCACTGACCTCATCCTCCTAACTAGCACCTTCGAAATGACCTTATACACACACCCCACCATACTGATAGGTCGCAAGTCTTTAATCTCCTTTGCACCTATGAACTTAGGAGCCAGCGCAACCCAAGTGATATTGGCATCCTTGGGTAACCTGGCTGTCTGGAAGAACCCCATCACTGCAGCTGTGAATTCAGCACCAATGTCATCCCAACATCGCTTGATGAAGTTCATGTTGTACCCGTCACAACCTGGCGCCTTGGAGGACTCACAATCCCACAAGGCCTCTTTGATCTCCTCTGCCGACGGCATCACTTCCAGGGCCATAGCGTCCTCCTCACCTATTCGAACCACCAGGCCATCTCTGAACCCCATAGCAGGAGAGTCTTCCTGATGGTAAAGCTCCTTATAAAACTCTCTGATAGCAACCTTTATTCTAGCCTGATTCCGAACCAACCTGCCGTTGATAACCAGAGTATCAATCCTATTGTTTCGCCTTCTAGCTGAAGCTATATTGTGGAAGTATCTTGTATTTCTGTCCATATCATTCACGTGTCGAGACCGCGACATCTGCTTCCAATGAACTTCTTTCCTCACATACCATCGCTCACAACACTTAACCAGCGCCTTTCTTCTAACCTCCAGTGTTCCATCATATACTCCGTTGCTGACCATATCATCAATCTTCTTGATCTCTTCCTCAAACTTTAGAATCTTCTTATCCATGTCACCAAAATTTGTCCTATGCCATCTTCTCAGTGGTTCTGTTAGCGCCTGCAATTTATCTGTGAATTGTAGCTCTCCCAATCCTCTCCATTCCTCCTTTACCATCCTGCGAAATCCCTCATGTGTAAACCATGAATCAAGGCTCCGGAACGGCCTGGGACCTCCTCTCAGCTTCCTACCCTCCACTATTAGCGGGCAATGATCTGACAAGCCTCTTGGTCCACCTCTCAAGTGAGCCTCTGGATACTCTTCTAACCACTCCAAGCTAACCAAGACTCTATCAATGCGACTACAGGAACACCCACGAAACCATGTAAACTTCCGATCAGTGAGTGGCAAATCCACTAAGTTCATGTCCTGGATCCAAAACTTAAAGTCTTCCGCAGACCTTGTTAACCCAGTAGTGCCTTTTCGTTCCTCTATATGTACTATTTCATTGAAGTCTCCCATAAAGCAACACGGAACCTGACATAACCCCGCTATATAGCTCAGCTCCTCCCATACCTGAATCTTCTCGTCTCTATCAACACATGATTTCATGTTAGGGACCAACAAAAACAGCATCTAATCTTGTAATGGCTTTATAATGTCAAGTCAACTAAAATAGGTAGGTGTGCCAAGCTTTCACAGTTATTATTTACTTCAACGTTATTATTGCATCGTTATTTTTGTGCCCACATTTGTACAGGTAAATCTTGTTGAGTTGAAATTGCATTGCTTAGGTACAAATGCAAAACTATCTTCAACTCTGGCATGTTAAACTCTGATACTGTCTTCTCTGTTTTCTCTCTGCTATATCATAGCTTCAAGAAATCTAAAATTACTTAGCAAACTTCCCTGATATCCAtttgaaaattagaagaaaaagagaaacattgatttttattgataGACTTTTAAACAGGCTGGACAAATAGTGCatattgatttttatttatttcttacAGCACACATAAAACAAGAATACATCACAAAAGAAACTAATTACAAACTTAAAATCTCAAACATGATTGAAGTTTGTAGCCCATGTCATCAAGAAAACGGAAATAGGCATACCTCCATGGTTTGAATATGAACAATGGACCAACAAATCCCCAGAATCCCACAATAAATCCAAAAGCCATAAACACAAAGAACCAATTCACTCCATTGtgcttctttctctctttctcattACTGTCATTTGCATCATCATCAGGAACTGTACAGCTGAGCTGCAATGGTGGACCACAGATATTGTTGCCGACAAAACTGGATGCTTCAAAGGTTTGCAATTGAGTGCCTGTTGGGATTTTACCCTCCAAGTGATTGCAGGACAAGTCGAGCTTGTTGAGAAAGCTCAAGTTTGTAATGCTCTGAGGGATATCCCCTGTGAGTTGGTTGCCAGAGAAATCAATGGATTCCAATGACTCCATACTGCCAATACGTTGAGGGATGTGACCAGTTAACTCATTCTTGGACAAGTTCAAATAAATCAGACCAGTTAGGTTTGtgatttccattgttattcCCCCGGACAATTTATTAGATGAAAGATCAATGTTTTTCACTAAGCCCAGAATGTTGTTGTACTCAGCATCTTTACCTTTCACCCATAGGTTCATGCTTATAGTATCACTTGCATATCCCATGGATTCCTGGAAGGACGAACTTGCACTAGTTTTATTTATGATGGCACTCAAATGGTTCAAACAATTTGGTATATTGCCTGACAAATTATTTAGTGCAAGGTCCAAAACTTGGAGAAACTTCATATCACATAATCCGTTGGGAATGGTACCTGAAAGATGATTGGATCGGAGCCgaagaaattttaaatttaccaAGCTTTCTCCAACCCATCTAGGAATATTCCCTGTGAGGTTATTTTCTCCAAGATCCAACAAAATCAACTCCTTGTTTTCTTTTGAACTGATAGGAAATTTTCCTGAGAGCGTGTTGTTACGTATATGCAAATATTGTAGGCCTGATAAAGAGCCCATGGAATAGGGCAAGCTTCCAATAAAAGAGTTGCTTTCTAAGTTGACATCCATTAGTTGTGGCCACATCCTCCAACAGTTGGGAATTTTTCCAGATAAGTTGTTTGATGCAAGATTGAGGATTCGTAACCTTTTTGGTATGTCAGATTTTTGACAAAGAAAATCCATTAATAACCCATCAAATGAATTATGTGAGAGATCTAGCCAAACCACATCCTCACTCACAGAGGGTAAATTTCCATGCAGATGGTTTGAGCTAAGATCAACTGCCGCTCCAAAAGATTCTAAAATCTTTAATTCTTTTGGGAGCTTGCCATGAATATGATTGTGAGAGAAGTTCAAATGAAAACAATAATGACTTGTTTCCCAAAACCAAATGGGAATGGAATCAGAAAGCCCTGCGTTAGATAGATCCAAATGTTGAAGATGATATTGTGACCGAATCCATGATGGAAAGCTTGGACCTAGCTTCCAAGAGCTAATTTTCAATTGAAAAAGTTGAAATTTTGGTTTCCAACTGGGATGCACTTTCAAAGTTAAATTGTTACTTGATGCTGAAAGCACATGTAGAGTAGTGAAATTCGCAAGGTCATCTTCATGTACAATCCCTTGAAACAAATTGTCATCTATGACAAGAGATAACAATTTAGTAAGTGATGCAAGAATTTTAAATGGATTTCCAGTAAGTTGATTTTTGGAGAAATCGACAAATCTTAACGAGAAAAGCTTTGCGAATGATTGAGGAATTTCTCCAATAATCTTGTTGCGAGAGAGATCAAGCGTTTCAAGATTTTTAAACATTCCAAGTTGATTGGTGAGTTGACCTGAGATTTGAGAACCAGAAGCCACAAGAGTGTTGAGTTGATGTGAAACACATGGGATGAGAATTTGTAAGATTTGAGAAAGTTGTTGATTG includes:
- the LOC130936272 gene encoding receptor-like protein EIX2, which encodes MFKNLETLDLSRNKIIGEIPQSFAKLFSLRFVDFSKNQLTGNPFKILASLTKLLSLVIDDNLFQGIVHEDDLANFTTLHVLSASSNNLTLKVHPSWKPKFQLFQLKISSWKLGPSFPSWIRSQYHLQHLDLSNAGLSDSIPIWFWETSHYCFHLNFSHNHIHGKLPKELKILESFGAAVDLSSNHLHGNLPSVSEDVVWLDLSHNSFDGLLMDFLCQKSDIPKRLRILNLASNNLSGKIPNCWRMWPQLMDVNLESNSFIGSLPYSMGSLSGLQYLHIRNNTLSGKFPISSKENKELILLDLGENNLTGNIPRWVGESLVNLKFLRLRSNHLSGTIPNGLCDMKFLQVLDLALNNLSGNIPNCLNHLSAIINKTSASSSFQESMGYASDTISMNLWVKGKDAEYNNILGLVKNIDLSSNKLSGGITMEITNLTGLIYLNLSKNELTGHIPQRIGSMESLESIDFSGNQLTGDIPQSITNLSFLNKLDLSCNHLEGKIPTGTQLQTFEASSFVGNNICGPPLQLSCTVPDDDANDSNEKERKKHNGVNWFFVFMAFGFIVGFWGFVGPLFIFKPWRYAYFRFLDDMGYKLQSCLRF